Part of the Solwaraspora sp. WMMA2065 genome is shown below.
GGCAACCCGCTCCCAGGTCTGCAAACCCGGAGCCAGTTGCGCCGCAAGAAGCCCGGTCGGCCGACGCCGCCTGTCGGTCGGCCGGGTGCGTCAACCTGCCCGCCACCTGCGACAACAGTCGCATCAGCGGCGGGTGCCATCTCCACGCGTACGGGAGGCAACGTCCGGTGACACCCGACCCCCGCCCCACCCCGACCGTCCCACCACCACCCACCCGGCTACGCCCGGCCGGCAACCAGCGATCCGCGACCTACTACACCCGGTACGCCCGCGCTCGCGTCGTCGAGGCGCAACGCACCATCGACAGTCACACCACCTCGGCGTACACCGGGTGTTGTCTCGGCTGTGGACGGCCCGGACCGTGCGCGGACCTGACCGAAGCCGAAGCGACGATGCACCGCTACCACCGGCTGCCGTTCCGCCGCCCCGGCGCGACCCTGCTCGACCCCGGCCGGGTCGCCGACACCCCGGACCGGCCCCGCTTCTCCTGGCTGAGCAGGTCGGCATGAGCACCCGGGAGTACGCCGCCGACGCCGCAGCCCTGCAGGTCGCCGCCGACACGATCGGCGCACTACGGGCCGTCTGCCTCGCCCTGGAGACCGCCGTCACCCACGTCACCGAGCAGCTCGGCGACGCCCACACGCTCGCCCCGGACGCCCGGCTCGCCGTCGACCGCTACGAGGAAGCCCTGCACCAGGCGTGGGAGGCGTACGGCGAAGTCTTCGACGCCGTCACCGTCGCCCGGCCGCAGCTGCCCGGCAGCCGCCCGGTCGGCGTCGCCACCATCATGCGCGGCCTGCGGACCGCCCGCGAGCACGCCACCCACGCCGCCGGCACCACCGGCGACGCCCGACCCCGGGTGGTGGCCGCCGCCGACCGCCTCGCCCGCAGCGACGACCCGTACGCCCAGGCCGCCGCCGCCCGGCTGCGCACCGCCCTGGCCCGCCTCGACCAGCTCGGCGGCAGCCTCGGCGTCGGCACCGGCGCCCTCGACCGCTACTTCAACGCCCTCGCCAACGGCGACGACCCGCCGCACCAGCGGCTGCGCCGGCTGGCCGCCCGACGCCCGCTCACCGGCACCCCACCCGCCACCGCCACCGCCGACGGCGATCCACCCGACGACGGCGCCGACTCCGCCGGGCGGCAGCCACCGACCGAGGTACGCGGAGTCGCCGCCCGTACCGCCGCGTCGCTGGTCGCCACCGGCCGCCACCACGTCAGGTTCCGCACCTTCTGGCAGCTCGTCCGCCACCACATCTGGGAAGACGCCTTTCGCACCTGGAGGAGCCGGTGACCAGCGCACCCACCGCCGCCCTGACCTACCTGGTCGCCGGGCAGACCGGCGCACACGAACGCCAACTCGCCCGCTTCGACGACAACCAGTGGCAGGAATACCTCGACCTGCTCAGCGGACTGTTCGTCCTCACCGCCGAACGACGCTTCCGGCCCGGCGAACCGGCCGCGGTGATCCGCTTCGTCGCCAGCGTCCGGGAACGCTTCGACCCCGCCGGCACCGCCATCGACCCGACCGTGGCCGAGACCCTGATGTACGCCGCCCTCGGCCAGCACGACACCCTGCCCGCCACCGCCGAGACCATCACCGCGCAGACACTGCTGGTCGTCGCCCTGGTCACCGACGAAGGGCTCAGCCCGGCCGGCCTGGCCGACCTGATCGACGACACCACCGCGATGATCGCCGCCGAGCCGGACGACCGGCCAGCCGCCGTCACCCCGGACGGGTCGGACGCCGTCACTCCGGACGGGCCGGACGCTGTCACCTCGGACGGGCAGCCGGCCGACCAGCGGCGGCCCGACGGCCACGAGCAGCAGCCGGCTGAACCGACCTGACCAGAGCGGCGATCGACGATTCGACGGCGGCGGTGTCCAGCGGCTCACCGATGGCGAAGTGTTGCAGCAGGACACCGTCGACGAAGACGGCGACCGCGTACGCCGCGCGGTCGCCGGTCAGCGGCGTCAGGATCTCGCAGAGACGGTCCCGCCAGGCGCGGGCCAGTGGCCGCAGCTCGGGGCTGCGGGCCGCGGCCAGGTACAGCTCCAGCTCGGTCAGCGCCCGGCCCCGGTCGGCCAGGTACTCCCCGATCAGCCCGGTGAGCCGGGCCGGCAGGTCGGTGCCGTCGCCGAGCTGATCGGCCCAGCGGCGCAACTCGGCCTCGACGTCCGTCTGGGCCTGCCGCAGCCCGGCCACGATCAGATCAACCAGGGTCGGAAAGTAGTAGGTCGTCGCCCCGAGCGGGACACCGGCGCGGGCGGCGACCGCCCGGTGTGTGGTCCGCCCGATGCCGACCTCGGCGACCACTTCCAGGGTGGCGGCGGCCAGCGCCCGGCGGCGGCCCTCCGGATCCCGGGGCCGCACCGGACGGCGGTCCCGGCTGTGGGCCGAGCCAGCCGGGTCGGCGGTCAATGGGCACCGCCCAGGTTGAGCACCACCACACCGGCGATGACCAGCCCGATCCCGGTCACCTTCGCCAGGGTCAACGGCTCGCCCAGGAACGTCGCGCCGATCGCGGCGATGGCCGCCGTGCCGAGCCCGGCCCACAGCGCGTACGCGACACCGACCGGGATCGTCTTCACCGCCTGGGCGAGGCAGGCGAACGCGGTGACGTACGCCGCGACCAGGGCGAGCGTCGGCCACAGCCGGGTGAACCCGTGGGTCGACTTGAGCAGGCTCGTCCCGATCACCTCGGCGGTGATCGCGGCGGCGAGGAACACGTACGCCATGATCGTCTCCGTTCTTGTACACACGTACATGTACAACCGTACAAGAAACGGGTGGGCCGGCAGCGGATATCCCGGCCGACCACCGGGTGAGCAGCTGCCGCACGGATCGGCCCGACCATGAGCCGGTACGCAACTACCGGCAGGACGCCCGGCAGGTCGACTCCTGCCGGGCGTCCTGCCTGTCACCCCACATCAGACGCCGCTTGACTGAGCGTCATGGCATCAGTTCGAAAAGTGACCACCCTTGCGGTGGTCGTCGCAGCGATGGTCGGCGCGACCACGCTCACCGGTCCCACCGCCGCCAACGCCGAGGCCCACCAGCCGGAGCCGGCCGGGACCACCGAGTCCATCCTCGACCTCATCCCGGCACCGACCCTGGACCGGATGGTCGCCCAGGCTCCGCTGGTCGACGCGGCCAACGTCATCCGCACTGCGGTCGACCGTGCGCCGGGCCGGGGCTACGCCGGCATCGGCCTGGTCGACGACCAGGTCACCCTGTGGTGGAAGGGAGAGCCACCCGCCGACATCGCCGCGGCCGTCGCCGCCGCCCGCCGCACCGCGCCGGTCGAGGTGGCCGACGCCACCTACTCCCGCGCCGAACTGCGTACGGCAGCCGCCCGGATCGCCCCGGTGGTGGAGGCCGACCCGACCGACGCCAGCCACTCGGTCCGGCTGCGTACCGACGGCACCGGCATCGAGATCGGCGTCGACTACAGCTCGAGCACCGAGCTGCCGACGCTGCCGGAGACCGGTGTCCGTACCACCTTCGTCGAACGCGACCAGATGGTCGAACGGTCGCGAACCGACGACGCCGCACCGTTCGACGGCGGGGCCGGCATCGGGCCCACCACGCCCTGGTGTACGGCCGGCTTCGGCGTACGTGACGCGGACACCACCGCCGGCTACATCCTCACCGCCGAACACTGCGGGTCGATCGGCTCGGCCTGGCATACCGGCTGGGACACCACCACCGGCACCGGCACGCTGGTCGGCTACGCGGTCGACAGCAACGACGACCACGACACGATGATCATCTCGACGTCGGCACCCGGCGGCCACATCTACGTCGGCGGTCAGCACGACGAGGTCCGCGCCGAAGTGGTCGGCTGGACCGAGGTCTTCCCCGGTCAGCTGCTGTGCCAGTCCGGGTACACCTCGGCGGGAGTGCTCGGCGGACCCATCTGCAACCTGCGGGTCGACTACCACTACGACGACATCGAGGACCTCGTCGAGGCCACCCAGCTCGACGGCCAGGACTCCGCCCGGAGTGGCGACAGCGGCGGCCCGGTCTACTTCGTCAACCCCGACGGCACCGTCCTCGCCGCCGGCACCACCACCCGGTCGGCCGGCCCGGGCTTCGGGTTCCAGGACTTCGCCACCGCCCGCGACGACTACGGCAACCTGGTGCCGGCGACGGCGATCGCCAGCAGCTGCCGGGTCTCCTTCGTCGTCACCGACTCGTGGGGCACCGGCTACACCGCCAGCGTCACCGTCTACAACGACGGCCCGGCCGTCAACGGCTGGTCGGTGGGCTGGACCTTCCCCGGCGGGCAGCTCCTGCAGGGTCACTGGAACGGCGTCTTCCAGCAGACCGGATCGGCGGTGACCGTCACCAACGAGAACCACAACGCCGCCATCCCGACCGGCGGTGCCGTCAACTTCGGCTACACCGCGGACGGCTCCCCCACCGTCCCGGCGCCGTTCACTCTCAACGGGACCACCTGCAACTGACCCTGTCCACCGGCACCGGGTCCCGCCGAATCGCGGCGGGGCCCGGTCCCCTTCGGGGCGGATCAGCATCTCGGCGCGGATCAGAATCCCGGCGCGGATCAGAATCCCGGTCAGGACCCGGCCAGTTCGCGTCGCAGGGTGGCGCGCAGGGTCCGCACCTGCGGGGCGTCCAGTTCACCGCACCGGTCGAGCGCCCGCTGGCGCAGCAGGCGCGCGGCGGCCGGATCCGACGCCGCGCCGGCCAGAGCGGCGAGCGCGGACAAGGTCTGCGCCTCCCACCACGGGCAGGACAGTGCCGCGTACAGGTCCAGCGCCGCCCGCAGCGCCTCGGCCGCCGCGTGGGCCTCGCCCAACGACGCGAGCGCGAGCCCGTACCGGTGCACGGCGTTGGCTTCGCTGAACGTCGCACCGCACCGGTGGAACACCCGCCGGGCGCGGGCGTACTGGTCGGCGGCGTCGCGCAGTTGGCCCATGCCGGCCAGCGCCGCCCCGAGACTCATCATCGCGCCGGCCCGGGCCACCGCCGCGCCGGTCCGGCTGAGCCCGGTGCCCCGGCCGTGGAACGCCAGCACGCCACGGTGCAACTCGGCTGCTTCGGCGAACCGGCCGAGCGCGGCCAGCGCCCCGCCCTGCGCGCTCGCCGCGCTCTGTTCGCCGAGGGCGTACCCGATCTCGCGGAACAGGCCCACCGCCCGGCGGCTGTGGTCGACGGCCGCCCCTGCCCGGCCGGTCCGGACCAGGATCGCGGCGGTGTAGGTCAACGCCCACGCCTGCTCACGGCGGTCCCCGATCCGCCGGGCCAGTTCCAGCGCCCGGGCCAGGGCGGCCAGCCCGTCGACGTTGCGGTCCTGACAGAAGTACCGGGCCCAGCCCAGGAAGTTCAGCAGAACGGCCTCGTCGCGAGGGCTTCCGACCGCTTGGGCGGCGGCGACTCCCAGCGAGAAGATCTCGCCCCAGGGGTGCCGGTGACTGTTGGCGTCGGAGTACCAGTGCAGTGCCCTGGCGACCGCGACCACCTCGGCGTGCCG
Proteins encoded:
- a CDS encoding TetR family transcriptional regulator, with the protein product MTADPAGSAHSRDRRPVRPRDPEGRRRALAAATLEVVAEVGIGRTTHRAVAARAGVPLGATTYYFPTLVDLIVAGLRQAQTDVEAELRRWADQLGDGTDLPARLTGLIGEYLADRGRALTELELYLAAARSPELRPLARAWRDRLCEILTPLTGDRAAYAVAVFVDGVLLQHFAIGEPLDTAAVESSIAALVRSVQPAAARGRRAAAGRPAARPR
- a CDS encoding multidrug efflux SMR transporter, which gives rise to MMAYVFLAAAITAEVIGTSLLKSTHGFTRLWPTLALVAAYVTAFACLAQAVKTIPVGVAYALWAGLGTAAIAAIGATFLGEPLTLAKVTGIGLVIAGVVVLNLGGAH
- a CDS encoding cellulose binding domain-containing protein encodes the protein MTTLAVVVAAMVGATTLTGPTAANAEAHQPEPAGTTESILDLIPAPTLDRMVAQAPLVDAANVIRTAVDRAPGRGYAGIGLVDDQVTLWWKGEPPADIAAAVAAARRTAPVEVADATYSRAELRTAAARIAPVVEADPTDASHSVRLRTDGTGIEIGVDYSSSTELPTLPETGVRTTFVERDQMVERSRTDDAAPFDGGAGIGPTTPWCTAGFGVRDADTTAGYILTAEHCGSIGSAWHTGWDTTTGTGTLVGYAVDSNDDHDTMIISTSAPGGHIYVGGQHDEVRAEVVGWTEVFPGQLLCQSGYTSAGVLGGPICNLRVDYHYDDIEDLVEATQLDGQDSARSGDSGGPVYFVNPDGTVLAAGTTTRSAGPGFGFQDFATARDDYGNLVPATAIASSCRVSFVVTDSWGTGYTASVTVYNDGPAVNGWSVGWTFPGGQLLQGHWNGVFQQTGSAVTVTNENHNAAIPTGGAVNFGYTADGSPTVPAPFTLNGTTCN